The nucleotide sequence GGCGGCACCCAGATCGACCCGAGCTCCTACAAGACTTTCCAGGACATGCTCGCCGAGGTGCACAAGCGCCCCGGTGTCGACGCGACAGTGGCCGGCCACGCCGACCGCAAGGCTTCCGCCGACCTCAACGAGTTCATCTCGCTCGAGAGGGCATACGCGGTGCGCGACGCGTTGGTGAAGGCGGGAGTGCCGATCGAGCGTATCCAGCTCGACGGCTACGGCGAGACGAGGCCGGCCATTCCCACTCCCGACGATGTCCCCGAGCTGCGCAACCGCCGCGTCGAAGTGACGGTTCGCTGACGCTCCTGCGATGGCGCGGGCGCGAAGGACGCGCGCCCGCCGATCCTACTTCTCCGTGAATACCATGCTGGTGCCGCTTTCTCCGCGACGCAGTCGCGCGAGATGGAACGCCGCCAGCCCGTCGTCGGGTTGCCCGGCGAGGATGTCCTCGAACGCAATGGCGCAGGCCGGATCGTTCGCGCCCATCAGCTCGAACGCACGCCTGTAACGCTCGATCGCGAGCCACTTCGGATCATCCTCGGCCAGCACTTCGTAGACCTCGACGCCGTGGGTCTTGCCCTTGAGGTGCAGCGTTCCGGCGGGGCGGCCGTGAAAGCTCGCGCAGCGCTCGACGGTCGTGCCGCTGACGCAGATGCGCGTGCCGAGCTGGCGATTGGCGGTTTCCAGGCGCGCGGCGGTGTTGATGGGGTCGCCGAGCGGCCGGTAGTCGAAGTGGGAGCTGCCGCCGAAGTTGCCGACGACGACTTCGCCCGTGTTCACGCCGATGCGCGTCAATCCGAACGGGATGTTGTCGGCCATGCAGCGTTTCGAGTAGTCGTTGGCGAAGCGGTCCATCGCCAGCGCGCAGCGCACGGCGCGCTCGGCGTGGTCCGGCTGCGTGACCGGTGCGGAGAACAGCACCGCGACGGCGTCGCCGACGATGCGGTCCAGCGTGCCGTCGTGCTCGAATGCGATGCTGACCATCCCTTCGAGGTATTCGTTGATGATTTCGGTCAGCTCCTGGGGATCGGCCATCGACTCGACCATCGTCGTGAACCCGGCCACGTCGGTGAGCACGAACGAGCACTCGCGCCGCTCGCCGCCGAGGCGTAATTCCCCGGGGTTCTTGATCAGGTGCTCGACGAGGTTCGGTGAAAGATAGTTCGCGAACACGTCGCGGATCCACTGCCCCTCGTTCTCGGTCGCGAGCTGGCGCGGCACCGTGTAGGCGACGAACGTCGCGAGCAGCACGAGGCTCGGGAATACCGGATCGGCCAGCACCAGCATCTGTCGCCACGCGTAAATGGCCGCACTGCTGATCACGACGATGCCCACCGCGGCGGCCAGCGCCGCCGGCAGCACGCGGCGCCGCGAGCCGAACGCGAGCATCACGAGCCACGCCAGCACCACCACCGACGTCTCGAGGCCCTGCACCCACAGCGGCCGTGTCGCGAACACGCCGAGCATCGCCTGTTCGGTGAGCTGGGCGTGGATCTCGACGCCGGGGACGATCTTGCCGAGAGGTCCGAAGCGGAGATCCTGCAGACCGGTAGCCGATGACCCGAGGTAGACGATCGAGCCTTTGGGAATCAGCCCCTCGCCCTGGCCTTCCATGATCTTCCATGCCGGAACGTAGCGCTCCGGCACCGGCTCGGTCAGGTAGATCAGCGTGCCGCCGAACGAGTCGGTCGGCAGCGTGTAATTGCCGATGCGCACGCTGCTCAGCGCGGCGGTGCCGTCGGAGCGGGTCTCGGCGGTCAGCGTGTAGTTGCTCGCTCCGCTCGAGACCCGCAGAGCCTCGGCAACGAGACCGGGAAAGTTGTTGCCGTCTTTCGCGACGAAAAGGGGCACGCGCCGCACCACGCCGTCGCGGTCGGGGCTGAAATTGACGGCACCGTTGCCCGCCGCCGCTTCCTGGAGCTGCGGCAGCGAGACCACCGCGCCGTTGTAATTGGTCAGGCGGAGCGGTTCCTGGGCTCCGATGCGGACGAAGCGGCCCTTGCCGACCGGTGTGTTGCCGCCGGCCTCCTCGGTCAGCGCGAAAGCGGCAACCACGTTGCCGCGACGGAACTCGTCGGCCAGCGTTTGGTCGTAGTCGGGCAGCCTGCCGAGCGCCGCGGCGACGTCGGGCTGGTCGCGCCACTCCGAAGAAAGCCACGCAGGCGACGTGCGATCGCGTTCGGCAAAGATGAAGTCCGACGCGATCGCCGAGGCGCCGAGACTCCGCAGCGTCGAGATGAGC is from Candidatus Binatia bacterium and encodes:
- a CDS encoding OmpA family protein, which encodes MKRSAIVLALAMAAGACAPKNYVVLLDNPGGGSGKVIVSNDKGQQWLDKSGSATTIDRRTKAPSSPWQLKVEEIEKVFAKAFGARPPRFISYTIYFKPGGTQIDPSSYKTFQDMLAEVHKRPGVDATVAGHADRKASADLNEFISLERAYAVRDALVKAGVPIERIQLDGYGETRPAIPTPDDVPELRNRRVEVTVR
- a CDS encoding adenylate/guanylate cyclase domain-containing protein — protein: MAIANSNPTTLAGRMPKRLRLVGILLSGLVVACGIWAERKEPWFVGNIHHAVFDAYQRSQPRTYQAAPVRIVDIDEASLARLGQWPWPRNKVALLISTLRSLGASAIASDFIFAERDRTSPAWLSSEWRDQPDVAAALGRLPDYDQTLADEFRRGNVVAAFALTEEAGGNTPVGKGRFVRIGAQEPLRLTNYNGAVVSLPQLQEAAAGNGAVNFSPDRDGVVRRVPLFVAKDGNNFPGLVAEALRVSSGASNYTLTAETRSDGTAALSSVRIGNYTLPTDSFGGTLIYLTEPVPERYVPAWKIMEGQGEGLIPKGSIVYLGSSATGLQDLRFGPLGKIVPGVEIHAQLTEQAMLGVFATRPLWVQGLETSVVVLAWLVMLAFGSRRRVLPAALAAAVGIVVISSAAIYAWRQMLVLADPVFPSLVLLATFVAYTVPRQLATENEGQWIRDVFANYLSPNLVEHLIKNPGELRLGGERRECSFVLTDVAGFTTMVESMADPQELTEIINEYLEGMVSIAFEHDGTLDRIVGDAVAVLFSAPVTQPDHAERAVRCALAMDRFANDYSKRCMADNIPFGLTRIGVNTGEVVVGNFGGSSHFDYRPLGDPINTAARLETANRQLGTRICVSGTTVERCASFHGRPAGTLHLKGKTHGVEVYEVLAEDDPKWLAIERYRRAFELMGANDPACAIAFEDILAGQPDDGLAAFHLARLRRGESGTSMVFTEK